A genomic segment from Roseibium algicola encodes:
- the rpoN gene encoding RNA polymerase factor sigma-54 gives MAISTKLEMRQSQSLIMTPQLMQAIKLLQMSNLDLVAYVEAELERNPLLEKNDITEGGGEGDGGRDAAADAFGDGADNQTRQGDEPDTGDWMQNDLETGSEAIASRMDTDLGNVFPDEPGVPASPDPALLKAGDSYKNAGSSGASEDYNLEAFVADEASLVTSLEEQMHLAIGDEADKLIATHLINSLDENGYLYLDFDETAEQLGVETERLESVLAILQTFEPAGVFARNLAECLKLQLIDKNRYDPAMEALIDNIELLARRDLPGLRKVCGVDDEDLVEMIAEIRALDPKPGSLFGSALVQPVVPDVFVRPANDGTWAIELNSDTLPKVLVNQTYYAKVIKTARNETEKEYLTDSLQTANWLAKSLDQRARTILKVSTEIVRQQDGFLTYGIAHLRPLNLKTVAEAIGMHESTVSRVTSNKFMATPRGIYELKYFFSSAISATVGGDAHSAESVRHRIKQMIDAEDPKSILSDDTIVKILKDDGVDIARRTVAKYREAMKIGSSVQRRREKNVRL, from the coding sequence ATGGCCATTTCAACCAAGCTGGAGATGCGACAAAGTCAGTCGCTGATCATGACGCCGCAACTGATGCAGGCGATCAAGCTGTTGCAAATGTCCAATCTCGATCTCGTTGCCTATGTCGAAGCCGAGTTGGAACGAAATCCGCTTCTGGAAAAGAACGACATCACCGAAGGCGGAGGCGAGGGGGATGGCGGCAGGGATGCCGCTGCAGACGCGTTCGGCGATGGCGCGGACAATCAGACCCGCCAGGGCGACGAGCCCGATACCGGCGACTGGATGCAGAACGATCTGGAAACCGGGTCGGAGGCCATTGCCTCACGCATGGATACCGACCTGGGCAACGTCTTTCCCGACGAGCCCGGCGTGCCTGCATCGCCAGACCCGGCTCTTCTGAAGGCCGGTGACAGTTACAAGAACGCCGGCAGCAGCGGTGCTTCTGAAGATTACAATCTGGAGGCCTTCGTTGCCGACGAAGCCTCGCTGGTCACGTCTCTTGAAGAACAGATGCATCTGGCGATCGGCGATGAAGCCGACAAGCTGATAGCGACCCACCTGATCAACTCACTTGATGAAAACGGCTACCTCTACCTGGATTTCGATGAGACGGCGGAGCAGCTCGGGGTCGAAACCGAACGGCTGGAAAGCGTTCTGGCCATCTTGCAAACCTTTGAGCCCGCGGGCGTGTTTGCGCGTAACCTGGCCGAATGCCTGAAGCTGCAGCTCATCGACAAGAACCGCTACGATCCGGCCATGGAAGCGCTGATCGACAATATTGAACTGCTGGCCAGACGCGATCTGCCGGGGCTTCGCAAGGTTTGCGGTGTCGATGATGAGGATCTGGTCGAGATGATCGCGGAAATCCGCGCACTCGATCCCAAGCCCGGCAGTCTCTTCGGATCGGCGCTGGTGCAGCCGGTGGTGCCGGATGTCTTCGTGCGCCCGGCCAACGACGGCACCTGGGCGATCGAGTTGAATTCGGACACCCTGCCGAAAGTCCTCGTCAATCAGACCTATTATGCCAAGGTCATCAAGACGGCCCGAAACGAGACGGAGAAGGAATATCTCACGGACTCGTTGCAGACGGCCAACTGGTTGGCCAAGAGCCTTGATCAGCGCGCCCGTACGATCCTCAAGGTATCGACTGAGATTGTCCGGCAGCAGGACGGGTTTCTCACCTACGGCATCGCCCATTTGCGTCCGCTCAACCTGAAGACCGTCGCGGAAGCGATCGGCATGCACGAATCGACGGTCAGCCGGGTGACGTCGAACAAGTTCATGGCGACCCCGCGCGGCATATACGAGCTCAAATACTTCTTCTCTTCCGCCATCTCCGCAACGGTGGGTGGCGATGCCCATTCGGCGGAATCGGTCCGGCACCGGATCAAGCAGATGATCGATGCTGAAGATCCGAAGTCGATCCTGTCGGACGATACGATTGTCAAAATTCTGAAGGACGACGGTGTCGATATTGCCCGCAGGACGGTCGCCAAATACCGCGAAGCCATGAAGATCGGTTCGTCCGTTCAGCGCCGGCGTGAAAAAAACGTGCGACTTTAA
- the lptB gene encoding LPS export ABC transporter ATP-binding protein yields MPETGHDGEELSQALVVDGIGKTYGRRQVVKYVSLSVKPGEAVGLLGPNGAGKTTTFYMITGLIRPDQGKISLEGFDITRMPMYRRARLGIGYLPQEASIFRGLTVEENIRAVLEVIEPNRQKRREELDELLAEFGLTHLRKSPSIALSGGERRRVEIARALASRPSFMLLDEPFAGIDPIAVGDIQQLVRHLTQRGIGVLITDHNVRETLGLIDRAYIIASGEVLTEGLPQEIVTNPDVRRLYLGEQFTL; encoded by the coding sequence ATGCCGGAAACGGGCCACGATGGCGAAGAACTGTCGCAGGCGCTGGTCGTCGATGGCATCGGCAAGACCTATGGCCGCCGCCAGGTGGTGAAGTATGTGAGCCTGTCCGTGAAGCCTGGTGAAGCCGTCGGCCTTTTGGGGCCGAACGGTGCCGGCAAGACCACGACCTTCTACATGATCACCGGGCTGATCCGGCCGGATCAGGGCAAGATCTCGCTGGAAGGCTTCGACATCACCCGTATGCCCATGTACCGGCGCGCCCGGCTCGGCATCGGCTATCTGCCCCAGGAAGCGTCCATCTTCCGTGGCCTGACGGTGGAAGAAAATATCCGCGCCGTTCTGGAAGTGATCGAGCCGAACCGGCAGAAACGCCGGGAGGAGCTCGACGAGCTGCTGGCTGAATTCGGCCTCACCCACTTGCGGAAATCGCCGAGTATAGCCCTTTCCGGTGGTGAACGCCGCCGCGTGGAAATTGCCCGTGCACTTGCAAGCCGCCCGTCCTTCATGCTGCTCGACGAACCTTTCGCAGGTATCGACCCCATCGCGGTAGGGGATATTCAGCAGCTCGTGCGTCACCTGACCCAGCGCGGCATTGGCGTTCTGATAACGGACCACAACGTTCGCGAGACGCTTGGCCTCATCGACCGCGCCTACATCATCGCTTCGGGCGAGGTTCTGACGGAAGGGCTCCCCCAGGAAATTGTCACCAATCCGGATGTGCGCCGGCTTTATCTGGGTGAACAGTTTACGCTTTGA
- a CDS encoding ABC transporter ATP-binding protein: MLDINGLTVTYGLHAALQGVSLTASKSEIVVILGANGAGKSSLLRAVAGISEGTVSGEAALAGQSLRQMKADRIVEAGIAFVPEGRGIFGDLSVWENLMLGAYPERARASRQENLEKVVALFPKLAQRRNQTARTMSGGEQQMVAIGRAMMSNPDILMLDEPSLGLSPLLSGELFENLSRIRETGIGVLLVEQNAKRSLAIADRGYLIENGLITGADTASALLNDPAVQKAYLGSG, encoded by the coding sequence ATGCTGGATATCAACGGGCTCACTGTCACCTATGGTCTTCATGCAGCCCTTCAGGGTGTCAGCCTGACCGCATCGAAAAGCGAGATCGTCGTCATTCTGGGCGCAAACGGGGCCGGCAAGAGTTCGCTGTTGCGGGCCGTCGCCGGGATCAGTGAAGGAACGGTCAGTGGTGAGGCAGCACTCGCTGGCCAATCCCTTCGCCAGATGAAAGCGGACAGGATCGTCGAGGCTGGAATAGCCTTCGTGCCGGAAGGCCGAGGCATATTCGGCGATCTCAGCGTCTGGGAAAACCTGATGCTGGGTGCCTATCCGGAGCGGGCGCGAGCAAGCCGGCAGGAGAACCTGGAAAAGGTGGTTGCTCTCTTTCCGAAGCTGGCACAGCGGCGCAACCAGACCGCTCGAACCATGTCGGGTGGCGAACAGCAGATGGTGGCTATCGGCCGCGCCATGATGTCGAACCCGGACATCCTGATGCTGGACGAGCCGTCCCTTGGCCTGTCTCCACTCCTGTCGGGCGAACTCTTCGAGAACCTGTCGCGCATCCGGGAAACCGGCATCGGCGTCCTTCTGGTCGAACAGAACGCCAAGCGAAGCCTGGCGATCGCGGACAGGGGGTATCTGATTGAAAACGGCCTGATCACAGGCGCTGATACGGCATCTGCCCTGCTCAATGATCCGGCTGTACAGAAAGCCTATCTCGGATCGGGATAA
- a CDS encoding branched-chain amino acid ABC transporter permease, with amino-acid sequence MDILISGLLLGGTYALIAMGLNLQYGVARIMNLANGEVLVMGALASFLAFTAASISPLITVFLVAPLAFATSWLVYRVLLLPLVRRARTQGQLEVDSILATFGMAFILVGTMVLIYPELFAYSFLAVPVDVAGTTVAANRLVAFGGAVAISLALYLWLNRSNAGLAVRAVAVSPMAAGLVGINVERISALAFAIGGTITAMGGVLISTFVTLDPSLGVIFTMKALIIVIMGGVGDIRGAIVAALILGVVETAVATLIDPGLTLAAAYTIFLLVLLFRPQGLFGRRPA; translated from the coding sequence ATGGACATCCTGATTTCCGGCCTGCTTCTGGGCGGAACCTATGCGCTCATAGCCATGGGGCTCAATCTGCAATACGGCGTCGCCCGGATCATGAACCTTGCCAATGGCGAGGTTCTGGTCATGGGGGCACTGGCGTCGTTTCTTGCCTTTACCGCGGCTAGCATAAGTCCGCTGATCACGGTGTTCCTCGTGGCGCCATTGGCGTTCGCAACCAGCTGGCTTGTCTACCGCGTCCTGCTTCTGCCGCTTGTCCGGCGGGCGAGAACGCAAGGCCAGCTGGAGGTGGACTCCATTCTGGCAACCTTCGGAATGGCATTCATTCTGGTGGGCACCATGGTGTTGATCTATCCGGAACTGTTTGCCTATTCCTTCCTTGCCGTTCCGGTGGACGTTGCCGGAACGACGGTTGCCGCCAACCGGCTGGTTGCCTTCGGCGGGGCCGTGGCCATCAGTCTGGCGCTTTATCTCTGGCTGAACCGGTCCAACGCCGGATTGGCTGTCCGGGCTGTTGCCGTCAGTCCGATGGCAGCCGGTCTTGTCGGCATCAACGTCGAACGCATCAGTGCGCTGGCCTTTGCCATCGGCGGCACGATCACGGCGATGGGGGGCGTGCTGATTTCAACCTTCGTCACGCTTGATCCGTCGTTGGGTGTCATCTTCACCATGAAGGCGTTGATCATCGTGATCATGGGCGGGGTCGGCGACATTCGCGGGGCGATTGTGGCTGCGCTGATCCTGGGCGTGGTGGAAACCGCCGTGGCGACGCTGATCGATCCGGGGCTGACCCTGGCTGCTGCCTACACGATCTTTCTGCTTGTTCTCCTGTTTCGACCCCAGGGCCTGTTTGGCAGGAGACCCGCATGA
- a CDS encoding ABC transporter ATP-binding protein, translating to MTQGQPILHVESLSKRFGGLVAVNNVSFQVLEHEVMGLIGPNGSGKSTTMNMISGALKPSSGAIILKGQDLTRKKPHEIARSGVSRTFQLVRILPELTVLENVIAGGVFGHARRWGKEVETFAAELLARVGLEGQSGKPVSALTYIDQKRLELARALASEPEVLLLDEWLAGLNPSELTVGIDLIASLRQEGRTIILVEHVMDAIRSLCDRCLVINSGARIAEGTPEDVLSDPEVIRAYLGDG from the coding sequence ATGACACAAGGACAACCGATCCTTCACGTGGAAAGCCTCAGCAAGCGCTTCGGCGGTCTTGTTGCAGTCAACAATGTCAGTTTCCAGGTGCTCGAGCATGAGGTGATGGGGCTGATCGGGCCGAACGGGTCCGGCAAGTCCACGACCATGAACATGATTTCCGGCGCCCTGAAGCCGAGCTCCGGGGCGATCATTCTCAAGGGGCAGGATCTGACCAGGAAAAAGCCCCACGAAATTGCCCGCTCTGGCGTTTCCAGAACCTTTCAGCTTGTCCGCATTCTGCCGGAGCTGACCGTGCTGGAAAACGTCATCGCCGGCGGCGTCTTCGGCCACGCCAGGCGCTGGGGCAAGGAGGTGGAAACTTTCGCGGCGGAGCTTCTGGCAAGGGTCGGTCTGGAAGGGCAAAGTGGCAAGCCGGTCTCCGCGCTGACCTACATCGACCAGAAGCGGCTGGAACTTGCCCGCGCGCTCGCCAGTGAACCGGAAGTCCTTCTTCTGGACGAGTGGCTCGCCGGTCTCAATCCTTCCGAGCTGACGGTCGGCATCGATCTGATTGCCAGCCTGCGCCAGGAGGGGCGGACGATCATTCTTGTCGAACATGTCATGGACGCCATCCGCTCGCTATGCGACCGGTGCCTTGTGATCAACTCCGGCGCCCGGATTGCCGAAGGCACACCGGAAGACGTGCTTTCCGACCCGGAAGTCATCCGGGCCTACCTGGGGGACGGCTGA
- a CDS encoding branched-chain amino acid ABC transporter permease yields the protein MNISALAMPGAAALLAAAACVPFVADGYWLSIAVTVLMYAALATSWSLFSGPTHYIALSTGAFFGIGGYLVGLGMSDYDQSFWAMAALAPVVATALAAVIGWATLRLSGVYFVIFTLGLAEMVRNLVSWVQNNFLGSRGLYVLTDLDETHIYWMLLAVLAAVFVFGWWLGRSRLGFALRILGNDEAVARHVGINTARTKVLMFMTTGFVAALVGAIVAPRYYYIEPNVVFSPELSFVVVIMALLGGTRKLYGPLLGVLPFTLLWEVISVSFPNATTLVLGLAFLLIVYFLPNGVTGLFGKLLAGRSS from the coding sequence ATGAACATTTCAGCCCTTGCGATGCCCGGCGCCGCAGCGCTTCTGGCCGCCGCCGCATGCGTTCCCTTTGTTGCAGACGGCTACTGGCTGTCGATCGCCGTAACCGTTCTCATGTATGCCGCCCTTGCCACTTCATGGTCGCTGTTTTCCGGGCCGACCCATTACATTGCCCTGTCGACGGGCGCCTTTTTCGGCATCGGTGGTTATCTGGTCGGCCTCGGCATGAGCGACTACGACCAGAGCTTCTGGGCCATGGCGGCGCTCGCCCCCGTTGTCGCGACAGCGCTCGCGGCGGTGATCGGCTGGGCAACCCTGCGCCTGTCCGGTGTCTATTTCGTCATCTTCACGCTCGGTCTTGCGGAAATGGTCCGCAACCTCGTCAGCTGGGTGCAGAATAACTTCCTCGGCAGCCGCGGGCTCTATGTGCTCACCGACCTGGATGAAACGCATATCTACTGGATGCTGCTTGCCGTTCTTGCCGCCGTGTTCGTGTTCGGCTGGTGGCTTGGGCGGTCGCGGCTCGGGTTCGCGCTGCGCATTCTCGGCAATGACGAGGCTGTGGCGCGTCATGTCGGCATCAACACCGCGCGCACAAAGGTCCTGATGTTCATGACCACCGGCTTCGTCGCCGCTCTCGTCGGTGCCATCGTCGCACCGCGCTACTACTACATCGAACCGAATGTCGTGTTCTCGCCGGAACTCAGTTTCGTCGTTGTCATCATGGCTCTTCTGGGGGGCACGCGGAAACTTTACGGCCCGCTTCTGGGCGTTCTTCCCTTCACGCTCCTCTGGGAGGTGATTTCTGTCTCTTTCCCCAATGCCACCACGCTGGTTCTGGGGCTCGCTTTTCTTTTGATCGTCTATTTCCTGCCGAATGGTGTCACCGGTCTTTTCGGCAAGCTTCTGGCAGGGAGGTCGTCATGA
- a CDS encoding ribonuclease D, protein MTIRYHKGDLPDLKAYETASAVAVDSETLGLNPHRDRLCVVQLSPGDGSADVVQIARGQSEAPNLAALMTDTAKPKIFHFARFDVAVLQHYLNIQVSPIWCTKIASKLVRTYTDRHGLKDITRELLGVELSKQQQSSDWAAETLSDAQLAYAASDVLHLHALKERLEMMLEREERSHIARACFDFLPTRAELDLKGWEENDIFAHS, encoded by the coding sequence ATGACCATCCGCTATCACAAAGGCGATTTGCCTGATCTGAAAGCCTATGAAACGGCAAGTGCGGTGGCGGTCGATTCCGAGACCCTGGGCCTCAACCCGCATCGTGACCGGCTCTGTGTTGTGCAGCTTTCACCGGGCGATGGCAGCGCCGATGTGGTCCAGATCGCACGCGGCCAGAGCGAGGCGCCGAACCTCGCTGCGCTAATGACCGATACGGCCAAACCGAAAATATTCCACTTCGCCCGGTTTGATGTTGCGGTGCTTCAGCACTATTTGAACATCCAGGTCTCGCCGATCTGGTGTACGAAAATCGCCTCCAAACTGGTTCGGACCTATACGGATCGCCACGGACTGAAGGATATCACGCGCGAACTTCTCGGGGTCGAGTTGTCCAAGCAGCAGCAGAGCTCGGATTGGGCTGCAGAAACCTTGAGCGACGCCCAGCTGGCCTACGCGGCCTCGGACGTGCTTCATCTGCACGCCTTGAAGGAACGGCTGGAAATGATGCTGGAGCGTGAAGAACGTAGTCATATTGCCCGGGCCTGTTTCGATTTCCTGCCGACGCGGGCAGAACTCGATCTGAAGGGCTGGGAAGAAAACGATATTTTCGCCCACTCGTAA
- the cueR gene encoding Cu(I)-responsive transcriptional regulator — MNIGEASEQSGLPVKTIRYYEDIGLVRPLRSENGYRDFIDADLQRLKFLQRSRSLGFSIDECRELLSLYEDRNRASADVKAITRAKIKEVDRKIEELRSLKKVLSELVTACHGDDRPNCPIIDDLSGQHDHDQLDEDSRQA, encoded by the coding sequence ATGAATATCGGTGAAGCCTCCGAACAGAGCGGACTGCCGGTCAAGACGATCCGCTACTACGAGGATATCGGCCTCGTCCGTCCTCTGCGCAGCGAGAACGGATATCGCGATTTTATCGACGCCGATCTCCAGCGGCTGAAGTTCCTTCAAAGGTCGCGCAGCCTTGGGTTTTCCATCGACGAGTGCCGTGAACTTCTGTCTCTCTACGAGGACCGCAACCGGGCAAGTGCCGACGTCAAGGCGATCACCCGGGCGAAGATCAAGGAAGTGGATCGCAAGATCGAGGAACTGCGCTCACTCAAGAAGGTTCTGTCAGAGCTGGTGACCGCCTGCCATGGTGATGATCGGCCCAACTGTCCGATCATCGACGATCTGTCCGGCCAGCATGACCACGATCAGCTGGATGAAGATAGCAGGCAGGCTTGA
- a CDS encoding heavy metal translocating P-type ATPase produces the protein MQDTEIQPNQTGEAGKVTDPVCGMSVTLGKGKPSLKYKGEEFHFCSPKCHDKFEADPYFYVSGNSRKKKAMEAEQSAKGALYTCPMHPQIVQEGPGTCPICGMALEPQSGVSDEPNHELVDFTRRLWVSALAAVPLLILTMGPMVGVPIRDWIGEGVAIYLEVLLATPVVLWAALPFFQRGWASLVTRNFNMWTLIMIGVGAAYLYSMIAAFLPFLFPDALKGPEGHMPVYFEAAVVIIALVFVGQVLELSARERTGDAIRALLDLAPKTARRITPEGDEYDAPLENILAGDLLRVRPGEAVPVDGVVKEGGSSVDESLVTGEPVPVEKNPGDKVTGGTLNKTGSFTMEAKLVGADTMLSKIVDMVASAQRSRAPIQGLADRVAGYFVPAVLGVAVLAFVMWLFVGPSPAFVHAVVAAVSVLIIACPCALGLATPMSIMTATGRGAQAGVLVKTAEGLERLAAVDTIVVDKTGTLTEGKPVVDEIVPAAGKSEKELLRLAGALEKGSEHPLAEAILGAVKNQQLELPMAENFEAVTGKGVRARVDDAVVLFGNAAFASESGADLSDLGDRAEELAELGKTVMYLVQEAGEAAQLLGLIAVADPVKANARAAISALHDDGIRIVMATGDAPRTADAVAKLLGIDEVRAGVLPEGKKKLIEDLKSRGATVAMAGDGVNDAPALAAADVGLAMGTGADVAVESAGLTLLKGDLEGILRARKLARETVRNIRQNLFFAFVYNAVGVPVAAGVLYPVFGILLSPMLAAAAMSLSSVSVISNALRLRALKL, from the coding sequence ATGCAGGATACAGAGATCCAGCCGAACCAGACTGGCGAGGCAGGCAAGGTCACGGACCCGGTCTGCGGCATGTCGGTTACTCTTGGAAAAGGCAAGCCGAGCCTGAAATACAAGGGCGAGGAGTTCCACTTCTGCAGTCCGAAGTGTCACGACAAGTTCGAGGCTGATCCCTATTTCTATGTGTCCGGCAATAGCAGGAAGAAAAAGGCGATGGAGGCGGAACAGTCCGCCAAGGGCGCACTTTATACCTGCCCCATGCACCCGCAAATCGTCCAGGAAGGTCCGGGAACCTGCCCGATTTGCGGGATGGCACTGGAACCGCAGAGCGGTGTTTCCGACGAACCCAACCATGAGCTGGTCGATTTTACCCGCAGGCTCTGGGTTAGTGCCCTGGCGGCTGTCCCGCTTCTGATCCTGACCATGGGGCCGATGGTAGGCGTGCCGATCCGCGACTGGATCGGCGAAGGCGTTGCGATCTACCTCGAAGTCCTGTTGGCTACGCCGGTAGTCCTGTGGGCAGCCTTGCCTTTTTTCCAGCGGGGCTGGGCGTCTCTGGTCACTCGCAATTTCAACATGTGGACACTGATCATGATCGGTGTCGGTGCAGCCTATCTCTATTCCATGATTGCCGCTTTCCTGCCTTTCCTGTTTCCGGATGCGCTGAAGGGACCGGAAGGCCATATGCCGGTTTATTTCGAGGCGGCGGTGGTGATTATCGCGCTGGTCTTCGTCGGCCAGGTGCTGGAACTGAGCGCGCGCGAACGCACGGGCGACGCGATCCGCGCCCTGCTGGACCTTGCCCCCAAGACAGCCCGGCGGATCACGCCGGAAGGTGACGAATACGACGCTCCGCTGGAGAATATCCTCGCAGGGGATCTGTTGCGCGTTCGCCCAGGCGAGGCTGTTCCGGTCGATGGCGTGGTCAAGGAGGGTGGGTCATCCGTCGATGAAAGCCTGGTCACCGGGGAACCGGTTCCGGTCGAAAAGAACCCGGGAGACAAGGTTACCGGCGGAACGCTCAACAAGACCGGGTCCTTCACCATGGAGGCGAAGCTGGTCGGTGCGGACACCATGCTGTCCAAGATCGTCGACATGGTCGCCTCGGCGCAACGTTCACGGGCCCCGATCCAGGGGCTGGCCGATCGCGTTGCAGGATATTTCGTGCCTGCGGTACTCGGCGTGGCGGTGCTTGCTTTCGTGATGTGGCTGTTCGTAGGTCCAAGCCCTGCGTTCGTTCACGCGGTTGTCGCAGCCGTTTCAGTGCTCATTATCGCATGTCCGTGTGCTCTCGGTCTTGCCACCCCGATGTCTATCATGACGGCAACGGGCAGAGGCGCGCAGGCCGGCGTTCTGGTAAAGACCGCCGAAGGTCTGGAACGGCTAGCAGCGGTGGATACGATCGTTGTTGACAAGACGGGAACCCTCACCGAAGGCAAACCGGTTGTCGATGAGATCGTTCCGGCCGCCGGCAAAAGCGAAAAGGAGCTCCTGCGGCTGGCCGGAGCGCTTGAAAAAGGCTCGGAACACCCGCTTGCCGAAGCGATCCTCGGGGCAGTCAAAAATCAGCAGCTGGAACTGCCCATGGCAGAAAACTTCGAAGCCGTCACGGGGAAAGGCGTGCGTGCACGGGTCGATGATGCAGTCGTTCTTTTTGGCAACGCCGCTTTTGCCAGCGAAAGTGGCGCCGATTTGTCCGATCTTGGCGATCGTGCCGAAGAACTGGCTGAGCTCGGCAAGACGGTGATGTATCTGGTGCAGGAGGCTGGTGAGGCAGCGCAGCTTCTTGGGCTCATCGCCGTTGCGGATCCGGTCAAGGCAAATGCCAGGGCAGCCATCAGCGCCCTGCATGACGACGGTATCAGGATCGTCATGGCGACGGGCGATGCGCCGCGCACGGCAGACGCCGTAGCCAAGCTGCTGGGGATTGACGAGGTTCGCGCCGGTGTGTTGCCGGAAGGCAAGAAAAAGCTCATTGAAGACCTGAAGTCCAGGGGGGCAACGGTTGCCATGGCTGGTGACGGTGTCAACGATGCGCCCGCATTGGCTGCTGCCGATGTCGGTCTTGCCATGGGCACGGGAGCCGATGTCGCGGTGGAAAGCGCCGGACTGACGCTGCTCAAGGGCGACCTGGAAGGCATCCTGCGTGCCCGGAAGCTTGCCCGCGAGACGGTTCGCAACATCCGGCAGAACCTCTTTTTCGCCTTCGTCTATAATGCGGTCGGTGTGCCTGTGGCGGCCGGTGTGCTCTATCCGGTCTTCGGCATACTGCTGTCGCCGATGCTGGCCGCCGCCGCCATGAGCCTGTCTTCGGTTTCGGTTATCAGCAACGCGCTGCGTCTGCGCGCGCTGAAGCTTTAA
- a CDS encoding LptA/OstA family protein: MTFLKRMTIAAAAALLAGSAHAQTFSDAFAGFGSNDGEPIEIEASELRVEDNNNTATFVGDVLVTQGETSLKTQRLKVFYVGSGAEKTEESAVQQKISKLEAAGGVFITSKDQTAKGDEASFDMNKEVMVMTGKEVVLSQGPNVVVGNRLTVNLKTGQANLSAGNGKVSGQGSGRVKVRIQPNSVNNDQNGN; encoded by the coding sequence ATGACTTTTCTGAAACGCATGACGATTGCCGCCGCCGCAGCCCTTCTTGCCGGTTCGGCCCATGCCCAGACCTTCTCCGATGCCTTCGCCGGCTTCGGGTCGAACGATGGGGAGCCAATCGAGATCGAGGCGAGTGAACTGAGGGTAGAAGACAACAACAACACCGCAACCTTCGTTGGCGATGTGCTGGTCACGCAGGGTGAAACCAGCCTCAAGACGCAGCGGCTCAAGGTGTTCTACGTCGGCTCAGGTGCTGAGAAGACGGAAGAAAGCGCCGTCCAGCAGAAGATTTCGAAGCTGGAAGCGGCGGGAGGCGTGTTCATCACCTCCAAGGACCAGACCGCGAAGGGCGACGAAGCCAGCTTCGACATGAACAAGGAAGTCATGGTGATGACCGGCAAGGAAGTCGTGCTCAGCCAGGGACCGAATGTTGTCGTCGGGAACAGGCTGACCGTCAATCTGAAGACCGGCCAGGCCAATCTGAGCGCCGGCAATGGCAAGGTGTCCGGCCAGGGCAGCGGCCGCGTCAAGGTGCGCATTCAGCCTAACAGTGTGAACAACGACCAAAACGGCAACTGA
- a CDS encoding c-type cytochrome yields the protein MGRIFLTVSAILSVIVLGILFWGLVSGKEQPPAASGAALVSVQVPALEGDALAGEILFRENCASCHGDNAAGRDGIAPPLVHKIYEPGHHADGAFLLAVSRGVRAHHWPFGDMPPVDGVSQEDVQKVVAYVRALQRANGIN from the coding sequence ATGGGCAGGATCTTTCTGACAGTTTCAGCGATCTTGTCCGTTATTGTGCTGGGCATTCTGTTCTGGGGGCTCGTGTCGGGAAAGGAACAACCGCCTGCCGCCAGTGGAGCCGCGCTGGTGTCGGTGCAAGTCCCGGCCCTGGAAGGAGACGCCCTGGCTGGCGAAATTCTTTTTCGCGAAAACTGCGCGAGTTGTCATGGCGACAACGCTGCCGGGCGCGATGGCATCGCGCCTCCGCTGGTACACAAGATTTACGAGCCTGGCCATCACGCCGACGGGGCCTTTCTGCTCGCAGTCTCCCGTGGCGTGCGTGCGCACCACTGGCCATTTGGCGATATGCCGCCCGTGGATGGCGTCAGCCAGGAGGATGTACAAAAGGTCGTTGCCTATGTGCGCGCGCTTCAACGGGCAAACGGGATCAACTGA
- the lptC gene encoding LPS export ABC transporter periplasmic protein LptC has product MSAVGDHMHGHAARRPLTRAQRAARRHSLMVRIMRWLFPGVGLLILAVMVGLVVLFNVLSGLGATNMMLTSEGLVMDHPELSGHDGDRSYRVTAYRAIQRLSDPRVIDLETIRADITLSKDQSAQIVALKGTYNNATESLRLYEGIQLEWSEGYTVDLSEVEIDLSNGALKTSQVVSIRSDQGRVVAGKLDYDKAKGIVRFSDGIKMTLNPASQGQ; this is encoded by the coding sequence TTGAGCGCTGTTGGCGATCATATGCACGGACATGCGGCCAGGCGACCATTGACCCGCGCCCAACGAGCCGCGCGCCGGCACAGCCTGATGGTGCGCATCATGCGCTGGCTGTTTCCTGGCGTCGGGCTGTTGATTCTGGCAGTCATGGTCGGACTCGTGGTCTTGTTCAACGTGCTCAGCGGGCTTGGTGCCACCAACATGATGCTGACCAGCGAGGGGCTGGTGATGGATCATCCCGAACTGTCGGGTCATGATGGTGACCGCTCCTACCGGGTAACCGCCTACAGGGCGATCCAGCGCCTCAGTGACCCGCGCGTCATCGATCTTGAGACCATTCGGGCCGACATCACGCTCAGCAAGGACCAGAGTGCGCAGATTGTGGCGCTGAAAGGTACCTACAACAACGCGACGGAGAGCTTGCGGCTCTATGAAGGCATTCAGCTTGAATGGAGTGAAGGCTACACGGTCGACCTGTCCGAAGTGGAAATCGACCTCAGCAACGGGGCTCTGAAGACCTCGCAGGTCGTGTCCATTCGTTCCGATCAGGGCCGTGTCGTGGCGGGCAAACTCGACTATGATAAAGCCAAGGGAATCGTCAGGTTTTCCGACGGTATCAAGATGACCCTCAATCCTGCTTCGCAAGGACAGTAA